The proteins below come from a single Triticum aestivum cultivar Chinese Spring chromosome 5D, IWGSC CS RefSeq v2.1, whole genome shotgun sequence genomic window:
- the LOC123125806 gene encoding glycine-rich cell wall structural protein 1.0, which produces MAKGSGTAASLLLCLALAAHTVVAARTMPAAAGGVAEASLPAAAATEKGAGAGGAGAADEKNLFVGVGGMGDLPGFPAVGGGYGGGFGNNGAGVFTGVTGPLGGVGGGVGSVGPVGGVGGAGGIPFGGFGGGSAPFGGIRGGYGGGGAGGATP; this is translated from the coding sequence ATGGCCAAGGGCTCAGGCACTGCCGCCTCTCTCCTGCTCTGCCTCGCGCTGGCGGCGCACACCGTCGTGGCTGCCAGGACCATGCCCGCTGCAGCTGGCGGCGTGGCGGAGGCCTCacttccggccgccgccgccacggagaagggcgccggcgcAGGAGGAGCGGGCGCAGCCGACGAGAAGAACCTGTTCGTGGGCGTGGGAGGCATGGGGGACCTTCCGGGCTTCCCCGCCGTCGGCGGGGGCTACGGCGGTGGCTTCGGCAACAACGGAGCCGGCGTCTTCACCGGCGTCACCGGTCCGCTcggcggcgtcgggggcggcgTGGGGAGCGTCGGCCCGGTCGGTGGCGTCGGGGGAGCCGGCGGCATCCCTTTCGGAGGCTTCGGGGGTGGCAGCGCCCCGTTCGGCGGGATCCGAGGCGGCTACGGCGGCGGAGGCGCCGGCGGCGCCACGCCTTGA